The Desulfobulbus propionicus DSM 2032 DNA segment CAACAGAATTCTACAACAACATGGCATCGAGGAGAATCCCGCGGCCTTTCGTGAACGACTGCGGGGGATCAAGGAGGGAACGATTCAGGTGGGCAGCGCCACCGATGCCGAGCAGCTGCGCCGCGCCAGCGAGGATATTTTCAATGCCGCCGAGGAAAAGGCCTTGAACACGGCCAAACAGGAGATCGTCGCCCTGCGGGAAAAGGCGGCGGCGCTGCCGGCCAACGATCCGAAACGAACCGCGATCGAGGAAGAAATTGTCGATTCGGTGACCAAGATGCAAGCTACCCGCGCTGCCAATGAGGCTGTCAGCGGCGGCAAGGGAAGCGCGACAACGGCAAAAACTGGCTCCAAAAAAAATGCCAGCGGAACTGGTTCCGCCGAGGCCGAACTGGCCGCACTTGACGATCTGCGTGGGGTTTCCGGACGGGGCAAGGCGGTCAAGGCCTTTGGCGCACTGATGAACATCGTTGATATCGGCCAGACCTGCCAGACGATCGAAGACTATGTCGAGGGTAAGATCCCTCTTAAGGAGGCGGCCACCAAGGTGGTCGATCAGTACGTAACCGGCGGCGCCATCGGCACGGTCGAGCACGCCTCCCAGAGCAAGGCGGATTACAGTGCCGCCAAGTCGGCCATCGAGCAGGCCAATCGCGAGAACATGGCTGCCTATCTCAATGCTTGGGAAATTGCATTGCGTAAAGCGGGATTGGCGCCAGCCGAGGCGCGCCAGTATGTGGCCTCGGCCATGCTGGCGGGTAACCTGGAAAAACTCGAGGACAAGGCTGCCGCCCTGGCAGCCGCTGGCAAGACAATCAAGCCGCCCCAGCTGGTGGTGAATACCTTCACGGCCGATGACACCCTTGGCGAACGTGCCCAGGCCGTGGGCGAGGGGATCGTTCGGGGTGCCTATGAGAGCGGCAAGTATCTGGTCACCGCGCCAAGCCGGACGGTCGAGGCCTGGGCTGAAGGTGAATTGAAGGAAGCAGATCTCGACGCCTATGCCAAGGGGCGCGAAACGGAAAGCAGGGTCGAGATGTTCCGCAAACTGCTCAATGCCGGTATTGATTCACAAAAGGCGCTGGCCGCCCTTAATGAGTGGGAAGAGGGGGAGACCGGGCCATTGAAGGAGCTGTTTCAGCAGGCCCGTGCCCGGCAGCAGGAAGCCGTTCCCACCAAGGAGGAGCTGGCCGCGGTCGAGGAGGCGAACAAGAGGATTGCCGCCGAGGAGCAGCGACGTGTCGAACTCTGGAACCGATATGCCGCCCTGGTGGCCTATCTGCGCTTTGCGCCCTTGACCCTGCAGGTCGATCCATCGCCAGTCGCGATCAAGGGAGAAGGCCAACGGTCCCTCGTTCGCTTGGCCCTGGTCGGGCCGGGCAAGAGTTCCATGGGCACGGTGGCCGCCGAAATCGAACAGATCCTGGCGCAGCTCACGGGCCAGGCAAGCAAGGTGCGGCTTTCCTATCGCTTCTCGTGCAAAGGGCGGCAAGGGGCCACCCCGCACGAATGGCTGACCGCCAGCCCCGGGGCGGCCGGTCTGTATCCGGTGACCGCGACCCTGGTGGCGGACATCAGGGGGGACGTGCCGGGCGCTGCCGTCGCCACGCTGTCCCGAGGCTTTGAACGGAGCGAAACCGCTCCCGTCGAGGTGGAGGTCAGCGCCACCGCAGCGCCATTGACCGGCGAGGTATGGGAGATCATGAAAACCACCCCCAATCTAGTCATCGACACGCCGTTGCAGAGTTTCAAGGCCACGGTTTCGCCGGCAGCGGAGATCACTTTTCCCGTGAAGTACACCCTCAACGATTACCTGGTCGAGGGCAAGGGTAGCCTGCGTTTTTCCGCCGACGGCAAGATGATCGAGCAGTTGAGTATCGATACCCGCAGCACGGATCCGCGTTCCGGCCAGGAAATTCAAAAAGACGAACTGCGAGTCGGCCCCTTTAAACTGTATGCAGCCGACAAGGAAACGCCGACCTACAGGGCGCATCTCTATTACACTCTTGATCGCGAAGGCCGCGACACCTTTGGCACCCACCGTTACGGCATCCATGATCGCGGCAAATTTCAATGGATGCCGGCCCAAAAACTCGATCGCGATGCCACCTATACCAAAACCTATATACACTTCTATATGACCGAGGAGGCTATTCAAACCAAGGAACAGGCTGCCAAGCAGGCACGCGACGAGAAAAAGAAGCAGCAGGAATCGGTGCAGCAGGCCGCGGCGTCCGGGACGTCTTGGGCCGGACCCTTTGGTGCGGAAGAGGGGTTTGACGGTTCGATCAAACTCGATATCTCCTTGAAAGACAAAGTCGTGTCCGGTTCCTTCCGAGGAGAACACAAGGACGGCGAGAAACGAAAACATGTCCTCTCGGGCGAGTTTCAGGGGGTGATCGATCCCGAAAGTGGAGAAATCACCGCAATGATGCAAACGAGCTCGTTGTGGACGTTCCGCCTGGACAAGGGCAAATGGTACCCCGCGACCTTGGCTCCAGAGAGTTTGGCCAAGGAAACACGGTTGGTGGGAACACTTGTCCAGAACCGGGTGAGCGGCAATTTGCTCCTCGATGGCCGCAAGGGGTTTGTTTGGTCAGCCGTGCCGGTGACCGAAGGAGGGAAACAATGATCACGGAAAAAGGTCTGTCATGGAAGTGGGGGTACTGTGCGACGGGCGTGCTGGTTGTTTGTCTGTTTGTGCTGAGCGGTCAGGCAACGGGAAGTAACGAGCCCTTTGAGGTCCCTGATGCGTCCTTGCTTAAGACGGTACCGCTGGAGACCCAACAGGCGGCGGCGCCACGGATCGAGATCGAAGAGATGCGAAAATCCGTTGAAATGCCGGCCGTACCGTCGTTGCTGGAGCGTAGTCCGTTTGCAGCGACGCCTGACGAGGACCTCGCCGTGGTCGACAAACAGGGGGCATCGGGCGATGCCCCGGCCGAGTCCGGCACCGCAACCCACTCCGCAGAGTGGCAGTTGCAGCAGAACCAAGCGGTGGTCCTGTTGGACGCGGCTTCCAAGCAGGCCAAGGGGATGACCGCCGAGCAGAAGCTGAAGGTGTTGAGCGGGTTGGCGGCAAAGGGCAACGCCGATGCCATGAATGGTTTGGGCTTGCTCTACTATCGCGGCCAAGGCGTTGACAAGGATTATGCCAAAGCTTTTGAATGGTTCTCAAAAGCGGCGCAACAGGGCCACGTAGAGGCAATGTTTGGCATGGGTAGCTGCTTTTATCAGGGACACGGCGCGGGGCGGGATCCTGTCCAGGCGCTCAAATGGTTCAGTCTTGCCGGAGAAAAAGGACATGGCGACAGTGCCCGGAATGCAGGGGTGATGTGGGACAAGGGGCAGGGAGCGGCCAGAGATGAACAACAGGCACGCACCTGGTATCGGAAAGGGGCTCTTCTCGGTAATGTCGAGGCAATGGTCAATCTCGCCGTAGGCTACCTTACGGGGAACGGTGGAGCCCAGGAGGATCGATTGGGTCGGGAATGGCTCGAGTGTGCGGCCGAACGTGGCAACAGGGCGGCCGCATACAACCTGGGCGTGTTGCTCGCCGAGGGAAGGGGCGTGGCCAAGGATGTTGATGCGGCCAGGCAATGGTGGGCGGTCGCCGGCCGTGACGGACACCAGCAAGCTGTTACCGCGCTCACCAAGACCGTCAAAGAGAAACAATCTCACTGGAAATCGCTGCCTCTTCCGTCGCCAATGGCTGCTTCCGGACAAGGGAAAATTCGCCCTTTGCCAGAATAGGTAGCATCTTCATCATCCCGCCTCTTCCCTTGGGGAGGCGTTTTTTTCGCTGCCTGTACACTCTTGATCGAGCCATCGGTTGCAGGGGGTGCGTTCCATCGACCGCCGGTCATCCCATGCGATGACCGGCGTTTTTTTTTGCCGCACCAATATCCAAGGTCGGTGCCTCCCCGGTTGGCGACAGTGGAACGTCGCAAGGACATTTCCCTGCCGAGTCTTGTTGTGTAACTAATTAACATGGAATAAAAAATTAGTCATTTCCTCCTTTCCCGATTTTCGTTGGTCCTCGGCTTTTTCCGCCAATATTTTTTCTTGACTCCCGGGAGAGGTTCGTATACTAATGAAGCAAAGGTGGTGAAAAGTGGTTTAAAGCGGTTGAAAATGGAATAATCGTGGAGCTTGGCCCCACGTGACGATCAAGGAGAGCGGTGCAACGATTTCGGAGTCATTCGGAACATAGCCTTGATCCGAAAGGGCGGTTGAACATTCCGACCCGGTTTCGTGACGTGCTGCGGGAGCAGTACAACTCCGAAATGTTGATCATCACCCACTGGCAGAATTGTTTGCGCGCCTATCCGGTGGCCGAGTGGGAGGCTCTCGAGGAAACGCTCCTGGCTCAGGGAAAAAATCAACCCGATTTCAGTAGGTTTGTTCGTTATCTGATTGCTGGAGTCAGTGAGTGCCCTTTGGATAAGCAAGGACGTATTCTTCTGCCGCCCGCCCTTCGCTCCGGCCTTGGGATTGAAAAGGACGTGGTGGTGGTCGGAATGTTGCAACACTTTGAAATTTGGGACAAGAAGGCGTGGGAGGAGGAAACTCGCCATACCCGCGAGACCTTTGGCGATTTTAGCGCCGGCCTGTCCGCGTTGGGTATCTTGTAAGTCGCTGTTCCGCATGTCGCAAGACCCCGCTGTTCTGCACGTTCCAGTCATGCTCGATGAAGTGCTCCATTGGCTTCAGCCGCGGCCCAATGCACTTTATGTCGATGGCACGTTGGGGCTCGGTGGGCATGCACAGGCGATCCTGGAGCAGACAGCGCCAAGCGGGCGGGTGGTCGGCTTTGAGTGGGACGACGATGCCGCGCAAGCCGCCAGGCAACGATTGTCCGGTT contains these protein-coding regions:
- a CDS encoding tetratricopeptide repeat protein, with amino-acid sequence MITEKGLSWKWGYCATGVLVVCLFVLSGQATGSNEPFEVPDASLLKTVPLETQQAAAPRIEIEEMRKSVEMPAVPSLLERSPFAATPDEDLAVVDKQGASGDAPAESGTATHSAEWQLQQNQAVVLLDAASKQAKGMTAEQKLKVLSGLAAKGNADAMNGLGLLYYRGQGVDKDYAKAFEWFSKAAQQGHVEAMFGMGSCFYQGHGAGRDPVQALKWFSLAGEKGHGDSARNAGVMWDKGQGAARDEQQARTWYRKGALLGNVEAMVNLAVGYLTGNGGAQEDRLGREWLECAAERGNRAAAYNLGVLLAEGRGVAKDVDAARQWWAVAGRDGHQQAVTALTKTVKEKQSHWKSLPLPSPMAASGQGKIRPLPE
- the mraZ gene encoding division/cell wall cluster transcriptional repressor MraZ, whose amino-acid sequence is MQRFRSHSEHSLDPKGRLNIPTRFRDVLREQYNSEMLIITHWQNCLRAYPVAEWEALEETLLAQGKNQPDFSRFVRYLIAGVSECPLDKQGRILLPPALRSGLGIEKDVVVVGMLQHFEIWDKKAWEEETRHTRETFGDFSAGLSALGIL